From the genome of Aquiluna borgnonia:
GCTTCCTGGAGTACACCAGCTTGGTTGGATACATCGGCTTTCAGACGGCAGTTTCTGAGCTTTCAAAATTCGCCCTGATATGCATCGATGAGTTTGAACTCGATGATCCGGGAGACACAATGCTGATGTCTCGACTTCTCAAAGAACTCAGCATCAAGGGGGTGAGGTTTGCCGCCACGTCAAACACTCCGCCGAACGCCTTGGGTCAGGGAAGATTCGCTGCCGAAGATTTCAAGCGAGAAATTCAAGGCTTAGGCGAGCGTTTTGAAATTGTTAGTGTCGACGGCGAAGACTATCGTCACCGCGACACTCACGCGGACTCCCGCAATCTCACTGTGGCGGAGCTGCAGGATTGGCTGGGAATACAGTCCGACCTATACACCTCAGATTTTCCAGAGCTACTAAAGCTTTTGTCTACGCTTCACCCGACAAAGTTCCGCAGGCTCATCGCTTCGGTTGGAGCATTCGCACTAACTAACGTCTACCAACTTGAGGATCAGGTTGCAGCCTTGCGACTGGTCGCGTTTGTCGACCGGATGTATGAGCAGCAGATACCGATTCGGACCAGCGGGACAGTTCCGCTCACCAAGGTTTTCTCAGAAACCATGCTCCAAGGCGGCTATCGCAAGAAGTACCTCCGCGCGATTTCGCGCATAGGTGCGCTTTGCGAGCTCTACTGAGCACGAATCTTGCGGTAGTGCCTGCCCCGCAGCTGGGCTAACCAAGCTCCCAGCGTCATGGAGATGACAGAGCCCAGAAGCACGGCAAGCGTCCCCTCGGCCAGGAGTTGTGGGTGATCTTCAAAAGCAAGTTTGGTCATCAAGAGTGACACCGTGAAACCCACTCCGGCCAGTGCAGCAATCGCGAGAAAATCAAGGGTTTCAAGCGGCAATCGTGACTTCGGATCCGCCATGCGATTGGCAATGGCTGCAAAGGCGGTGATGCCGATGAGTTTTCCAAATGGAAGAGCAATCAGGACGCCCAGGAAAACCATGGAAGTCTGGGAGCTGAAGCTCGGCAGGGTGATTGCAACGGAGAAAAACGCAAATAGCGGTAAGACGAGCGTGTTCGTCCATGGCTGCAGCTTTGAGACCAGCTGGTGGGTTTTTTTGGCGGGTATGAGTAGCCCAAGCAAAACACCTGCGATCGTGGCATGGACCCCTGATTGAAACACTAGGTACCAGAGCGCGAAAAAGGCCAGGATTCGAATCAAGTTGTGAGGCGCTTTACGAATTCGCTCTGCTATAACAACCGCTGCAGCGACCACAGCAGCAGCCAAAAGCCACAGCGCCTCGAGGTCATCGGTGTAGAAGACAGCGATGATGAGGATGGCGACTAGGTCGTCAAAGATCGCCAGAGCTAGAAGAAAGATCCGAGCGGCCTTAGGAAGTCCAGTTCCAAATATGGCCAGCACCCCGAGTGCAAAAGCAATATCGGTTGCGGTTGGGATCGGCCAGCCCGAAGCCTCGACGCCCTCCGTGTTGAACGAGTAATAAATCAGGGCAGGGACAATCACTCCGCCCAGGGCGGCAAGAATCGGTACAAGCGCTATCGATGGCTTTGAAAGTGCACCGAGCCTCAGCTCGTATTTGAGTTCTAGGCCAGCGACAAGAAAGAAGGTTGCCAAAAGCAAATCGCTCACCCAGTGCTCGACTGTGAGCTTCAAACCAATTTGCTCGAGGCCGAAGTAGGTCTCCTTGAATCCCAACAGCGCGGGTCCGATAGGGCTGTTAGCGAGCACCAGGCCAAAAATTGCAGCGCCAAGCAGAGCGAACGCTGCAGACTTGTCACTTTTCATTCGGACCTTATCTTTTACAAACTCGAAACAAAACAGGGCACCTGCATGAAATCTTCGTTGACCAGACTCTCAGTCAAGAGCCCCAGCGGGTGGGTTCGTTTAACTCTACGAGAGGGAGAGACTATGGATCAGGGAAACACAGCCTTTGTGCTGTTTTCAGCGGCCTTTGTGTTGCTAATGACTCCGGGACTGGCATTTTTCTATGGCGGCCTAGTGAAGGCAAAGAGCGTCGTGAGCATGATGATGCTGTCTTTTGGATCGCTTGGGCTTATCGCAGTGCTTTGGGTGCTCTACGGATACGCAATTACTTTTGCCGACATAGATGACGCAGGCTGGGTCGGAATTCCCCACATCATCGGAATAGACACCAACGCTATTGGTCTTGCGGCACAGGTCGCGGACGCTGCAGATCCTGCTGGTGCGTTCCCTGAACTTGCGTTTGTTTCCTTCCAGGCTACTTTTGCCATCATCACAGTTGCTCTGATCTCGGGTGCTATCGCCGACCGTGCAAAGTTTGGCGCATGGATGGTCTTTGCCGGACTCTGGGCCACCCTGGTGTACTTCCCGGTTGCGGGTTGGGTGTTCAACTTCATCCCATCGGACCAGGGCGGTTGGATTGTGGACAAGCTTGGAGCGATCGACTTCGCCGGCGGAACCGCCGTTCACATCAACGCCGGCGCTGCTGCACTGGCTCTTGCAATTGTGCTGGGTAAGCGATTTGGATTCTCCAAGGGAATCATGCAGCCACACAACGTGCCGCTGACCCTAATTGGAGCAGCTCTTCTTTGGTTTGGTTGGTTTGGCTTCAACGCCGGCAGTGAACTTGCTGCCGATGGCGTGGCGACCGTGGCCTTCATCAACACAATTGCCGCCCCTTCGGCTGCGATGCTCGGTTGGATCATCATCGAAAAGATCAAGCACGGCAAGGGCACCTCGGTCGGTGCTGCCTCAGGTGTGGTTGCGGGTCTAGTCGCGATTACCCCCGCCTGCGCCTCGGTAGACCCAATCTGGGCGATTGCCCTCGGACTAGTGGCGGGTGTGATTTCCGCACTGGCAATCGACCTCAAGTTCGCACTGGGCTTTGATGACTCGCTGGATGTTGTAGGCATCCACCTGGTTGGCGGTCTGATTGGAACCCTATGGATTGGCCTGTTTGGCAACGGAGTCGGACTTGCGTTCGGCTACGGTTTCGAACAACTTTGGATTCAGACTGTTGGATCTCTTGCCGTTCTCGCCTACAGCTTCGTGGTTGCGCTACTGCTGGGTCTAATCATCGAGAAAACTATGGGCTTCAGAGTCAAGGCTGAGGATGAGATTGCGGGTATTGACACTGTCGTACACGGCGAACTTGCCTACAGCTTCGGAAGTGACAAAGACTAACTAAATACAAAGACACCAAACGCCCTTCGAGTCCATGACTCGGTGGGCGTTTTGGTGCGTAATGGAGAGAGCTATGAACCACGACCAGATCTACTTTTTGATTACCTGCATTGCCATGGTGCTTTTTATGACCCCTGGGCTTGCATTCTTCTATGGGGGTCTAGTTAGAGCATCCTCTGTCATCTCGATGATGATGATGTCTTTCGGCGCCCTCGCGTTGATTTCGCTGCTCTGGATTGCCTTTGGTTATGCCATGGCCTTTTCAGGCTCCGGAGCAGGAAACTACATCGGAATTGACGGTGTCTTGGGAATCAACCTTTCAAACCTGTTCTTGGATTCGCTTCTTGATGAGCGAATGTCCTTCGACCTAGTTTTTGCAGCATTCCAGGGAACGTTCGCGGCCATAACGGTCGCGCTGATCTCGGGAGCCATTGCCGATCGGGCAAGGTTTGGATCTTGGATGATTTTTGCGGCGCTCTGGGGAAGCGTGGTCTATTTTCCGGTAGCTGGCTGGGTATTCAATTTCACGCTTGACGACCAGGGCAAGGTAATTGATGGCGGCTGGTTGGTCAAAGACATAGGTCTACTCGACTTCGCAGGTGGCACCGTTGTTGAGGTTGGTTCGGGCGCGGCAGCGCTTGCTGTGGCACTTGTGCTTGGCAGACGGTTTGGGTTTCGAAAGGGCATGTACGCTCCCCACAATGTGCCGCTAACGCTGATTGGTGCAGCTATCCTCTGGTTTGGTTGGTTCGCATTCAACGCGGGCAGTGAACTCGCAGCCGATGGTATTGCCTCGTTGGCTTTCCTGAATACCCTCATTGCGCCAGCGGCAAGCATGCTCAGCTGGGCTGCCTTTGAGAGAATTACGGCAGGCAAGCCAACTGCAGTCGGAATTGCGTCTGGCGCCATCGCCGGAGCTGTAGCCATTACTCCGGCCTGCGCATTTCTCGATCCGATCTGGGCCATTGTTTTAGGTCTTGTCGTTGGCGTGGTTTGCGCCTGGGCAATTGAGTTGAAGTTCGCCCTTGGCTTTGACGACTCTCTAGATGTAGTTGGAATCCACTTGGTTGGTGGAATCGTGGGAACCTTATTCATTGGCGTGTTTGGTAGGGGAGTGGGGCTGGCCTTTGGGCACGGATTTGATCAGCTTTTTGCTCAATTAATCGGGGTGCTCGCGGTCGGACTTTATAGCTTCGCAGCAGCTTGGATAATTGCGTATGTCCTTGAGAAGACGATTGGCTTCAGGGTCCAGTCAACGGATGAAATGGCCGGAATTGACCCAATTTTGCATGGACAGCTTGGTTACCACGACAAGGATCCACGCTGGAAAGGCGCACTTGACTAGCTAGTTTCAAGCTTTTGAACATAACCGAAGAATTTGTGGCATAATCTTCTAGTTCTGTTTAGAGCATGCGGATGTAGCGCAGTTGGTAGCGCACAACCTTGCCAAGGTTGGGGTCGCGAGTTCGAGTCTCGTCATCCGCTCTGAACACCACACACGGTGGAGTGGCCGAGAGGCGAGGCAGCGGCCTGCAAAGCCGTGTACACGGGTTCGAATCCCGTCTTCACCTCCATACCACGACATGGGCGATTGGCGCAGTGGTAGCGCGCTTCCCTGACACGGAAGAGGTCACTGGTTCGAACCCAGTATCGCCCACCAGGTTTGTCCCCAGTTCATCGATTTCTTGTCGGTATGTAATTAGGCGTTCACTCATTGGTAATGCTTCCTACCTAACTTGCTCGGCATGAACCCAACATTGAAGAAGGCCTTCGGGGCTATAAGCTCTCTCGCCATTGCATCTGCACTTCTCCTCGGCACTGCCCCAGTGGCATCCTCCGCCGAGACATACGCCGCTCCGGCTGCTCCAACCAAAGTGTCCGTCGTTCCCGCAAAGGGTGGCTTCAAGGTTTACTGGAATTCGGTCGTCGCGACCCCAGCGGTTACGAACTTTATTGTCACCGGTGGTGCAAACAGCTGCCCAGTGATCGTTTCGGGAAATAAGACATCTGCGTTTGTTCCCGCTACCTCGATGGATTTCCAGGAGCTTCAAGTTCAGTCTGTAAACGAGTATGGAATTTCTGCACCCTTCGGTAATGGAGAGCTAGTAAGTCCCATCTCCAAGGGAAGTAGCACCATCAAGACCGTTCAGATCTTGCAGTTGAGCGACCTACACGGCCAAATTGAAGCGAACCGCTCTTTTGGGGCCGGGCTTTTAGCTGCAAACTTTGATGCTGAGCGAAAAATGAATCCAACTACTGTTGCAGTTTCAGTGGGAGACGCCATTGGAGCAGCTCCACCAATCAGCAGCCAGTTCAACGAGCTTCCAACAATTGAAGCCATGAACGAGATTGGCTTTGACGTTGCAACCTTTGGAAACCACGAGCACGACCGCGATCTGAAGCACCTGAGGACGATGATCGCCGCCTCTGACTTCCAGTGGGTCGCCTCAAACTACTCAAGCCTTCGACCACTGAACGCAGGCACCGGAAAGTCCGCGAAGTCATTCGCTATCGTCTCTAAAGGTGGTGTAAAGATTGGGTTCGTCGGCATGAACACCGCTCAGACCGCAGAGCAGGTTATGCCCGGCAATCTCGACTACACCTACGCTGGAAAGAATTACACCCTGGAAATTCTCGACAGCGAAGAGCGGGTGGAAGCTGCTGCCAAGGCTGCTCGCAAAGCTGGTGCAGACATGGTGGTCGCCCTGATCCACGAGGGTTGGAACACCAACCGCGATGGTAAGGCTGTAGGGCCGCTGGTTGACTACGCCAAAGGCATCGCTGGCGTTGATGTGTTCTACGGCGGCCACTCGCACCTGACTTACTCATCGGTACTGAACGGTCACCTCACCGCAATGGTTGCTAATGCTGGGTCCCAGTACAACA
Proteins encoded in this window:
- the zapE gene encoding cell division protein ZapE is translated as MLEQRIVGANSLPSIVPDLSPEELIRQLLPPPEFTAARFENYRPDANFPSQKAAVEISQQFVTGKKGKLFSKTEPTPGVYLDGGFGVGKTHLLASIWHAYSGKKAFGSFLEYTSLVGYIGFQTAVSELSKFALICIDEFELDDPGDTMLMSRLLKELSIKGVRFAATSNTPPNALGQGRFAAEDFKREIQGLGERFEIVSVDGEDYRHRDTHADSRNLTVAELQDWLGIQSDLYTSDFPELLKLLSTLHPTKFRRLIASVGAFALTNVYQLEDQVAALRLVAFVDRMYEQQIPIRTSGTVPLTKVFSETMLQGGYRKKYLRAISRIGALCELY
- the nhaA gene encoding Na+/H+ antiporter NhaA, which gives rise to MKSDKSAAFALLGAAIFGLVLANSPIGPALLGFKETYFGLEQIGLKLTVEHWVSDLLLATFFLVAGLELKYELRLGALSKPSIALVPILAALGGVIVPALIYYSFNTEGVEASGWPIPTATDIAFALGVLAIFGTGLPKAARIFLLALAIFDDLVAILIIAVFYTDDLEALWLLAAAVVAAAVVIAERIRKAPHNLIRILAFFALWYLVFQSGVHATIAGVLLGLLIPAKKTHQLVSKLQPWTNTLVLPLFAFFSVAITLPSFSSQTSMVFLGVLIALPFGKLIGITAFAAIANRMADPKSRLPLETLDFLAIAALAGVGFTVSLLMTKLAFEDHPQLLAEGTLAVLLGSVISMTLGAWLAQLRGRHYRKIRAQ
- a CDS encoding ammonium transporter, which gives rise to MDQGNTAFVLFSAAFVLLMTPGLAFFYGGLVKAKSVVSMMMLSFGSLGLIAVLWVLYGYAITFADIDDAGWVGIPHIIGIDTNAIGLAAQVADAADPAGAFPELAFVSFQATFAIITVALISGAIADRAKFGAWMVFAGLWATLVYFPVAGWVFNFIPSDQGGWIVDKLGAIDFAGGTAVHINAGAAALALAIVLGKRFGFSKGIMQPHNVPLTLIGAALLWFGWFGFNAGSELAADGVATVAFINTIAAPSAAMLGWIIIEKIKHGKGTSVGAASGVVAGLVAITPACASVDPIWAIALGLVAGVISALAIDLKFALGFDDSLDVVGIHLVGGLIGTLWIGLFGNGVGLAFGYGFEQLWIQTVGSLAVLAYSFVVALLLGLIIEKTMGFRVKAEDEIAGIDTVVHGELAYSFGSDKD
- a CDS encoding ammonium transporter, producing the protein MNHDQIYFLITCIAMVLFMTPGLAFFYGGLVRASSVISMMMMSFGALALISLLWIAFGYAMAFSGSGAGNYIGIDGVLGINLSNLFLDSLLDERMSFDLVFAAFQGTFAAITVALISGAIADRARFGSWMIFAALWGSVVYFPVAGWVFNFTLDDQGKVIDGGWLVKDIGLLDFAGGTVVEVGSGAAALAVALVLGRRFGFRKGMYAPHNVPLTLIGAAILWFGWFAFNAGSELAADGIASLAFLNTLIAPAASMLSWAAFERITAGKPTAVGIASGAIAGAVAITPACAFLDPIWAIVLGLVVGVVCAWAIELKFALGFDDSLDVVGIHLVGGIVGTLFIGVFGRGVGLAFGHGFDQLFAQLIGVLAVGLYSFAAAWIIAYVLEKTIGFRVQSTDEMAGIDPILHGQLGYHDKDPRWKGALD
- a CDS encoding bifunctional metallophosphatase/5'-nucleotidase, with the translated sequence MNPTLKKAFGAISSLAIASALLLGTAPVASSAETYAAPAAPTKVSVVPAKGGFKVYWNSVVATPAVTNFIVTGGANSCPVIVSGNKTSAFVPATSMDFQELQVQSVNEYGISAPFGNGELVSPISKGSSTIKTVQILQLSDLHGQIEANRSFGAGLLAANFDAERKMNPTTVAVSVGDAIGAAPPISSQFNELPTIEAMNEIGFDVATFGNHEHDRDLKHLRTMIAASDFQWVASNYSSLRPLNAGTGKSAKSFAIVSKGGVKIGFVGMNTAQTAEQVMPGNLDYTYAGKNYTLEILDSEERVEAAAKAARKAGADMVVALIHEGWNTNRDGKAVGPLVDYAKGIAGVDVFYGGHSHLTYSSVLNGHLTAMVANAGSQYNRTQVCVDTKTNRVLGASNELVTTANAKITATTQADPGATAVVNKYKTDLNAKFDVKVGTVAQQTPIGGTVPVQRSGEHAFGNWSADVIRAKYGTDFALVNGGGIRDTFPSTNYKVADASLRRPGASSSSSVFDVTLGDVYTVQPFGNTFSTIEVTGTTLWAALENGVSNYPADGRWPHVSGLKFTVDVTKPAGSRIVSVTDSSGKAIAKDSKVFSLATTDFIAKGGDGYSMFDVLKLSVRDIDALVLIDALKADLAAGKTTVMALDGRITVIK